The following proteins come from a genomic window of Chionomys nivalis chromosome 9, mChiNiv1.1, whole genome shotgun sequence:
- the Mmp24os gene encoding protein MMP24OS, whose translation MGAFLSGGQDGPEPAQPQPPAPENPQQPQPEPGQWGPLDDVRFLIACTSWY comes from the coding sequence ATGGGCGCTTTCCTGAGTGGTGGCCAGGATGGCCCGGAGCCTGCGCAGCCCCAGCCTCCGGCGCCAGAGAATCCGCAGCAGCCTCAGCCCGAACCCGGCCAATGGGGACCACTGGATGATGTGCGTTTTCTAATCGCCTGCACATCCTGGTACTGA